The proteins below come from a single Sinorhizobium fredii genomic window:
- a CDS encoding cupin domain-containing protein, which translates to MTIPAYFGNFPFPPREKKPHHLTADKFKMFIYTGNKPYSSDLNYLLASTDKMTTGIYQLAPGSNFDPADIHAGDEVYYVLEGEVHLLNPETGHTERMGPGESILIPMGVPHRGYNFTDKAAVILFCIAPRIWDDKGPPTGYFGATRLFKSERRVSE; encoded by the coding sequence ATGACCATACCCGCATACTTCGGCAACTTCCCGTTCCCGCCAAGGGAAAAGAAGCCGCACCACCTGACGGCGGACAAGTTCAAGATGTTTATCTATACGGGCAACAAGCCGTATTCGAGCGACCTGAACTACCTGCTGGCCAGCACGGACAAGATGACCACAGGCATCTACCAGCTGGCTCCGGGCAGCAATTTCGATCCCGCCGACATCCACGCCGGGGACGAGGTCTACTACGTGCTCGAGGGCGAAGTGCACCTTCTCAATCCGGAGACGGGCCACACTGAGCGTATGGGCCCCGGGGAGTCGATCCTGATCCCCATGGGCGTTCCGCACCGCGGTTACAACTTCACCGACAAGGCGGCCGTGATCCTGTTCTGCATCGCGCCGCGCATCTGGGACGACAAGGGGCCGCCGACGGGATATTTCGGCGCGACGCGTCTCTTCAAATCCGAACGGAGGGTCTCCGAATGA
- a CDS encoding aminoacyl-histidine dipeptidase, which produces MSVFANTVSHHQSNSVLAGLEPAIFFGFFEELSAIPRGSYNEKQVSDHIAAFARARGLEVYQDDIWNLLIKKPGTPGYENAPTLILHGHTDIVCESDEGFEHDFQREGIKLRIDGDFIHGTGTTLGADNTVGVALAMSLLASDDIPHPPLEVVLTVQEEVGKGGAQHFDGSKLTGKRLLDMNWHDPKSLFAGCAGDISAKFQIPLKWTDRAAGQKAALLRISGLSSGHSEFDIHLERGNAVVLLGRLLRLASKETDIGLIGVKGGVNRYVIPGEAEAVISFDPSRFDTLKAAIEAEGRAIAAEYCVSDPGLKVTLTETDSDARSVFAPPVAKAMVSALNLLPNGVQSRSLVVDNLVESSNTVALISNDEDRVEIVSTVPSAVSSRRYNIVDKIRELAEVVGNDATVETFADCPEWPYNPNSRMLNAGRSAYEKEFGEQPHVEVSHSSLELGLFRKKVPDIDMLSIGPEAFDVHTTRERLNHTTVDSTWRLLKALLSELRT; this is translated from the coding sequence ATGAGCGTATTTGCCAATACAGTGTCGCATCATCAAAGTAATTCCGTGTTGGCTGGGCTGGAGCCTGCCATCTTCTTCGGCTTCTTCGAAGAGCTGAGCGCGATCCCGCGAGGGTCCTACAATGAGAAGCAGGTCAGCGATCACATCGCAGCCTTCGCTCGCGCCAGGGGCCTCGAAGTCTATCAGGACGACATTTGGAACCTGCTCATCAAGAAGCCCGGCACGCCCGGCTACGAGAACGCGCCGACCCTGATCCTCCACGGACATACCGACATCGTTTGCGAGAGCGACGAGGGCTTCGAGCACGATTTCCAGAGAGAGGGGATCAAGCTGCGCATCGACGGCGACTTCATCCACGGAACCGGAACGACCCTCGGCGCGGACAACACAGTGGGCGTGGCGCTCGCAATGTCGCTGCTCGCCTCCGATGACATCCCGCATCCGCCGCTCGAGGTCGTCCTGACGGTGCAGGAAGAGGTCGGGAAGGGCGGTGCCCAGCATTTCGATGGTTCCAAGCTGACTGGTAAGCGCCTGCTCGACATGAATTGGCATGATCCTAAGTCGCTGTTCGCCGGATGCGCGGGCGACATTTCCGCCAAGTTCCAGATTCCGCTCAAGTGGACTGACCGAGCGGCCGGGCAGAAGGCGGCGCTGCTCCGCATCTCCGGACTTAGCAGCGGTCACTCCGAGTTTGACATCCATCTTGAGCGTGGCAACGCGGTCGTGCTCCTCGGCCGTCTTCTCCGCTTGGCGTCTAAGGAAACCGACATCGGCCTGATCGGTGTGAAGGGCGGCGTGAACCGCTATGTCATCCCCGGCGAAGCAGAAGCTGTGATCTCGTTCGATCCGTCGCGGTTCGACACGTTGAAGGCTGCCATCGAGGCCGAAGGCAGGGCGATCGCAGCGGAGTACTGCGTGAGCGACCCGGGTCTGAAAGTCACCCTGACAGAAACCGACAGCGACGCACGCTCGGTGTTCGCGCCTCCTGTCGCGAAGGCGATGGTTTCCGCTTTGAACCTTCTGCCGAACGGCGTCCAGAGCCGGAGCCTTGTCGTCGACAACCTGGTTGAGAGCTCGAACACCGTGGCGCTGATCTCAAACGACGAAGATCGCGTCGAGATCGTGTCCACGGTGCCGAGCGCCGTCAGCTCACGCCGCTACAACATCGTCGACAAAATCCGCGAGCTCGCCGAAGTGGTTGGCAACGACGCGACCGTCGAGACTTTCGCCGATTGCCCGGAATGGCCCTACAATCCGAACTCCCGGATGCTGAATGCCGGCCGCTCCGCATACGAGAAGGAATTTGGCGAGCAGCCGCACGTGGAGGTCTCGCACTCGAGCCTCGAGCTCGGCCTTTTCCGCAAGAAGGTGCCGGACATCGACATGCTGTCGATCGGACCGGAGGCCTTCGACGTCCACACCACTCGCGAGCGTCTGAACCACACCACCGTCGACTCCACTTGGCGTCTGCTCAAGGCGCTCCTTTCGGAACTGAGGACCTGA
- a CDS encoding sugar ABC transporter substrate-binding protein — MTTFKRRTLLCAAVAFAASVGFQPALAAEPDYNAVFPGILMDKDIEQTGQEMKPLKKDNRPLKLGFLPTAMDTYYQRVLAGVKEEIDKRGGAEAIELLVQAPSSQSATDDQIRAMEAWINDGVDAIAVALYNEGALLPSIRRATEAGIPVFLFNSPVADNPYYVSDIGYDQSDGGRAQAQWLVDTYGDKEVKIGILEGLPGPHTSQRMKGFDEIISKHPNFKIVAQQPAGWVRAQGLSVTENMFTANPDIEVLVALYDEMALGGLQALKAKGLNGKVAIVGYENMKEANAAILTGDFSATVDTGAKEEGRNIVRAVDEFLMKGNPLPKKIFVAPKVYDAKNIKTFDQTDYDYVPQQKM, encoded by the coding sequence GTGACGACTTTCAAACGACGTACATTGCTCTGCGCAGCGGTCGCGTTCGCCGCTTCTGTCGGCTTCCAGCCCGCGCTCGCCGCTGAGCCGGACTACAACGCCGTGTTTCCCGGCATTCTGATGGACAAGGACATAGAGCAGACCGGGCAAGAGATGAAGCCCCTAAAGAAGGACAACCGTCCTCTCAAGCTCGGCTTCCTGCCAACGGCGATGGACACCTACTATCAGCGCGTCCTGGCTGGTGTGAAGGAAGAGATCGACAAGCGCGGCGGCGCGGAAGCCATCGAACTTCTCGTCCAGGCCCCGAGCAGCCAGTCGGCCACCGACGATCAGATCCGGGCCATGGAAGCCTGGATCAACGACGGCGTCGACGCGATCGCGGTCGCTCTCTACAACGAAGGCGCTCTGTTGCCGTCGATCCGTCGCGCCACGGAAGCCGGCATTCCGGTCTTTCTGTTCAACTCTCCGGTCGCGGACAACCCGTATTACGTCAGCGACATCGGCTACGATCAGTCGGACGGCGGCCGCGCGCAGGCCCAGTGGCTCGTGGACACCTATGGCGACAAGGAGGTCAAGATCGGCATCCTCGAAGGCCTGCCGGGTCCGCACACCAGCCAGCGTATGAAGGGCTTCGACGAGATCATCTCAAAGCATCCGAACTTCAAGATCGTCGCTCAGCAGCCGGCCGGCTGGGTCCGCGCACAAGGTCTCTCGGTGACCGAGAACATGTTCACCGCGAACCCGGACATCGAAGTCCTCGTCGCGCTCTATGACGAAATGGCTCTTGGTGGGCTGCAGGCTCTCAAGGCCAAGGGTCTGAACGGGAAGGTCGCCATCGTTGGCTATGAGAACATGAAGGAGGCGAACGCCGCCATCTTGACGGGCGACTTCTCCGCGACGGTCGACACCGGAGCCAAGGAAGAGGGCCGCAACATCGTGCGCGCCGTCGACGAGTTCCTGATGAAGGGAAATCCCCTTCCGAAGAAAATCTTTGTCGCCCCCAAGGTCTACGACGCCAAGAACATCAAGACGTTCGACCAGACCGACTACGACTACGTCCCCCAGCAGAAGATGTGA
- a CDS encoding cupin domain-containing protein: MSLEKVGKHPVDGAEARSKGDLVKVAKEDRLNLIFGQDHPVLIELCVSNDYMHVGEIVIPVGGVGPRASEPNSHDGDAVFYVLRGPATFYVADGDETFHIRDGEVFFLPAGVSYQCLNYGSNPIRMVFTIAPGL; encoded by the coding sequence ATGAGCCTTGAGAAAGTCGGCAAGCACCCCGTCGACGGCGCTGAGGCGCGTTCCAAGGGCGACCTTGTGAAAGTCGCGAAGGAAGACAGGTTGAACCTGATCTTCGGCCAGGACCACCCGGTACTCATCGAGCTCTGCGTCTCCAACGACTACATGCATGTCGGCGAGATCGTCATCCCTGTCGGCGGCGTCGGTCCCAGGGCGAGCGAGCCCAACAGTCACGACGGCGACGCTGTCTTCTACGTGTTAAGGGGCCCGGCAACTTTTTATGTCGCGGACGGCGACGAGACTTTCCACATCCGGGACGGGGAGGTGTTCTTCCTACCCGCGGGCGTCAGCTACCAGTGCCTGAACTACGGCTCTAATCCCATCCGCATGGTCTTCACCATAGCGCCTGGCCTCTGA